The following proteins are co-located in the Pseudomonas cavernae genome:
- a CDS encoding PilZ domain-containing protein codes for MSEPTRERRRFHRVAFDASTEISQGERRWRAALQDLSLHGLLVERPQDWAGNPALPFMARIQLASDVQVVMEVALTRSEGDLLGFVCQHIDLDSISHLRRLVELNLGDQTLLERDLAALSEE; via the coding sequence ATGAGTGAGCCAACCCGGGAGCGCCGCCGCTTCCACCGCGTCGCCTTCGACGCCAGTACCGAAATCAGCCAGGGCGAGCGCCGCTGGCGCGCGGCACTGCAGGACCTGTCGCTGCACGGCCTGCTGGTGGAGCGCCCGCAGGACTGGGCCGGCAACCCCGCATTGCCGTTCATGGCGCGCATCCAACTGGCCAGCGATGTGCAAGTCGTCATGGAAGTGGCACTGACGCGCAGCGAGGGCGACCTGCTCGGCTTCGTCTGCCAGCACATCGACCTCGATTCGATCAGCCACCTGCGTCGCCTGGTGGAACTCAACCTCGGCGATCAAACCTTGCTGGAGCGCGACCTCGCAGCGCTCAGCGAGGAATAG
- a CDS encoding EAL and GGDEF domain-containing protein — MLVVLTLGVLSWQLQQEFSQRLDNQRQRTQEYGQQLADHLALSMELKALAGLALLRQHGLQPALDTGLRGHLREIFPALHSLVWLTADGAIRADSAAQPLNDQAFLAALLRRHADQPYHFAFSPAANGQIYLLLRQNSGAQAQGYWVIRAGTQALRKTLSNFAHGDHHWLLEDRQAQRAILRWGGSSQPPGNTPVTAEEQAQSLWQTALAGSDWQLRVLFDAQQATAELLPRLSGRLLLFVLCAALALLALYRLHRAQHGLHALNAASQRELQQAGSVLRAIEERVLVTDADGRIRYLNPQAEQLFGLTRAQMLGRPMLELLPGLTALHEGAQESLEPQRLEQDGEQRLFAVSRSTLDDDSLVWVLRDVTDKQCSLRVQQQARRRYQDIFEGCGIALCVLDLTQLRDYLQQQGLRDGTGLRQWLLEHPERHQLLLQAIRFSETNQVALRLLGVDSPDQAWQQLIGHSPLRLDGIRFQLLAAVLEGRPQFETESRIRTAQGHERHLWLLLRLPQERQDYQAVTLSINDITSRKRVELSLLERERFWSEVVRSIPDTLYVHDLSAGRVLFHNHRLGTDLGYSKAELQAIGAPLWEKILHPDDYELYRRTRSLQRVVADGQLLTCQLRWRHRDGSWHWFDIREQALSRDAQGRVSRLIGVAKDITEQIEASQSLLASEQRYRLLAESISDVIFSTNNQLELNYISPSAQGMFGYSSDWLVANGLFPLISNPNQLDLIYTLLERVRQALGNPQRLTELRRQLPTQLLALDCLRADGRKIAVELRLSLMWDAHGVFEGLLGVVRDISQQRRSERDLRMAATVFEHSTSAILVTDPAGYIVQVNEAFSRVSGYAATEVLDQLPGILTADRQQAQQLHYVLAQLNLQGSWEGELWLKRRSGEPFPAWVGITAVQDEEGDLVSYVCFFSDISERKASEQRIHRLAYYDALTHLPNRTLFQDRLHTALQHAERHREWVVLMFLDLDRFKPINDSLGHAAGDRMLKDVAVRLAACVAEDDTVARMGGDEFTLLLQPHSTREGALNRAVHVAEQILASLARPFILEGREFFVTASIGIALSPQDGQELSQLMKNADTAMYHAKERGKNNFQFYQADMNASALERLELESDLRHALEQNEFVLHYQPQFSGNGQRLTGAEALLRWRHPRRGLVPPGEFIPVLEELGLVVQVGDWVLAEACRQLKAWQKAGVRVAKIAVNLSARQFCEGQLVERIAAILADSGAAPACLELELTESILMRDVDSAMQTLAELKRLGVSVAVDDFGTGYSSLNYLKQFPIDVLKIDRSFVDGLPSGEQDAQIARAIIAMAHSLNLQVIAEGVESQAQLDFLREHGCDEVQGFLLSKPMPAKQFAAQFSGAALFILD, encoded by the coding sequence CTGCTGGTGGTGCTGACCCTGGGCGTGCTCAGCTGGCAGTTGCAGCAGGAGTTCAGCCAGCGCCTGGATAACCAGCGCCAGCGCACGCAGGAATACGGCCAGCAGCTGGCCGATCATCTGGCGCTAAGTATGGAGCTCAAGGCCCTGGCCGGCCTCGCCCTGCTGCGCCAGCATGGCCTGCAGCCGGCACTGGACACCGGCCTACGGGGCCACCTGCGGGAAATTTTTCCCGCCCTGCACAGCCTGGTCTGGCTGACTGCCGATGGTGCGATCCGCGCCGACAGCGCCGCACAACCGCTCAACGATCAAGCCTTCCTCGCCGCGCTGCTGCGCCGACACGCCGACCAGCCCTACCACTTCGCCTTCAGCCCCGCGGCGAATGGGCAGATCTATCTGCTGCTGCGCCAGAATTCTGGTGCTCAAGCGCAGGGTTACTGGGTCATCCGCGCCGGCACTCAGGCCCTGCGCAAAACCCTCAGCAACTTCGCGCACGGCGACCACCACTGGCTGCTCGAGGACCGCCAAGCACAGCGGGCGATCCTGCGCTGGGGCGGCAGCAGCCAGCCCCCCGGCAACACCCCAGTCACCGCCGAGGAGCAGGCGCAGAGCCTGTGGCAAACCGCATTGGCCGGCAGCGACTGGCAGTTGCGCGTGCTGTTCGATGCCCAGCAGGCCACCGCCGAGCTGTTGCCGCGACTGAGTGGCCGGCTGTTGTTGTTCGTGCTGTGCGCCGCCCTCGCGCTGCTCGCCCTGTACCGCCTGCACCGCGCGCAGCACGGCCTGCACGCCCTGAATGCCGCCTCGCAACGCGAACTGCAGCAAGCCGGCAGCGTGCTGCGGGCCATCGAAGAACGGGTCCTGGTGACCGACGCCGACGGCCGGATCCGCTACCTCAACCCGCAGGCCGAGCAGCTGTTCGGCCTGACCCGTGCCCAGATGCTGGGACGGCCCATGTTGGAGCTGCTGCCCGGTCTCACCGCCCTGCATGAAGGCGCGCAGGAAAGCCTGGAACCGCAGAGGCTGGAGCAGGACGGCGAGCAGCGCCTGTTCGCCGTCAGCCGCAGCACGCTCGACGACGACAGCCTCGTTTGGGTGCTGCGCGATGTCACCGACAAGCAATGCTCGCTACGCGTGCAGCAGCAAGCCCGGCGCCGCTATCAGGACATCTTCGAAGGCTGTGGCATCGCCCTCTGCGTCCTCGACCTGACGCAATTGCGTGACTACCTCCAGCAACAGGGCCTGCGCGACGGTACGGGGTTGCGGCAATGGCTGCTCGAGCACCCCGAGCGCCATCAGCTGCTACTACAGGCCATACGCTTCAGCGAAACCAATCAGGTGGCCCTGCGCCTGCTCGGCGTGGACTCGCCCGACCAAGCCTGGCAGCAGCTGATCGGTCACAGCCCGCTGCGCCTTGACGGCATCCGTTTCCAGCTGCTGGCCGCGGTGCTCGAGGGCCGCCCGCAGTTCGAGACGGAGAGCCGCATCCGCACCGCGCAGGGCCATGAACGGCATCTGTGGCTGCTCTTGCGCCTACCGCAAGAACGGCAGGACTACCAGGCGGTGACCCTGAGCATCAATGACATCACCAGCCGCAAACGCGTCGAGCTGTCGCTGCTCGAACGCGAACGCTTCTGGTCCGAGGTGGTGCGCAGCATTCCCGATACGCTCTACGTGCACGACCTCAGTGCCGGGCGCGTGCTGTTCCACAACCATCGCCTGGGCACCGACCTCGGCTACAGCAAGGCCGAGCTGCAGGCAATCGGCGCACCGCTGTGGGAGAAGATCCTCCACCCCGACGACTACGAACTGTACCGGCGGACGCGCAGCCTGCAGCGGGTGGTCGCCGACGGCCAACTGCTGACCTGCCAGTTGCGCTGGCGCCACCGCGACGGCAGCTGGCACTGGTTCGACATCCGCGAGCAAGCCCTGAGCCGCGACGCCCAGGGTCGCGTCAGCCGCCTGATCGGCGTGGCCAAGGACATCACCGAGCAGATCGAAGCCAGCCAGTCGCTGCTGGCCAGCGAGCAACGCTACCGGCTGCTGGCGGAAAGCATCAGCGACGTGATCTTCTCCACCAACAATCAGCTCGAGCTCAACTACATCAGCCCCTCGGCGCAGGGCATGTTCGGCTACAGCAGCGACTGGCTAGTGGCCAACGGCTTGTTCCCGCTCATCTCCAACCCGAACCAACTCGATCTCATCTACACCCTGCTGGAGCGGGTACGCCAGGCTCTCGGCAATCCGCAGCGGCTGACCGAGCTGCGCCGGCAACTGCCGACCCAACTGCTGGCACTCGACTGCCTGCGCGCCGATGGCCGCAAGATCGCGGTGGAGCTGCGTCTGAGCTTGATGTGGGACGCCCACGGCGTGTTCGAGGGGCTACTCGGCGTGGTCCGCGATATCAGCCAGCAGCGCCGCAGTGAGAGAGATCTGCGCATGGCAGCGACGGTATTCGAGCACTCGACCTCGGCGATCCTGGTCACCGATCCGGCCGGCTATATCGTCCAGGTCAACGAAGCGTTCAGCCGGGTCAGCGGTTACGCCGCCACCGAGGTGCTCGACCAACTGCCCGGCATCCTCACCGCCGACCGTCAGCAGGCCCAACAGCTGCACTATGTGCTCGCCCAGCTCAACCTGCAGGGCAGCTGGGAAGGCGAGCTGTGGCTCAAGCGCCGCAGCGGCGAGCCGTTCCCGGCCTGGGTCGGCATCACCGCGGTGCAGGACGAGGAAGGCGATCTGGTCAGCTACGTGTGCTTCTTCAGCGACATCAGCGAGCGCAAGGCCAGCGAGCAACGCATCCACCGCCTGGCCTACTACGACGCCCTCACCCACCTGCCCAACCGCACGCTGTTCCAGGATCGCCTGCACACCGCCCTGCAGCACGCCGAACGGCACCGCGAGTGGGTGGTGCTGATGTTCCTCGACCTCGACCGCTTCAAGCCGATCAACGACTCCCTCGGCCATGCCGCCGGCGACCGCATGCTCAAGGACGTGGCGGTGCGCCTGGCCGCCTGCGTCGCCGAGGACGACACCGTGGCGCGCATGGGCGGCGACGAATTCACCCTGCTGCTGCAACCGCACAGCACCCGCGAGGGCGCGCTGAACCGCGCCGTGCATGTCGCCGAACAGATTCTCGCCAGCCTGGCGCGGCCGTTCATCCTCGAAGGCCGCGAATTCTTCGTCACCGCCAGCATCGGCATCGCCCTCAGCCCGCAGGACGGCCAGGAGCTGAGCCAGTTGATGAAGAATGCCGATACCGCCATGTACCACGCCAAGGAACGCGGCAAGAACAACTTCCAGTTCTACCAGGCGGACATGAACGCCAGCGCCCTCGAGCGTCTGGAGCTGGAAAGCGACCTGCGCCACGCCCTCGAGCAGAACGAATTCGTCCTCCACTACCAGCCGCAATTCAGCGGCAACGGCCAGCGCCTGACCGGTGCCGAAGCCCTGCTGCGCTGGCGTCATCCACGCCGCGGACTGGTGCCGCCGGGCGAGTTCATTCCGGTGCTGGAAGAGCTCGGCCTAGTGGTGCAGGTCGGCGACTGGGTGCTGGCCGAGGCCTGCCGCCAGCTCAAGGCCTGGCAAAAGGCCGGGGTGCGGGTGGCGAAGATCGCCGTCAACCTGTCCGCCCGCCAGTTCTGCGAAGGCCAGCTGGTCGAGCGCATCGCCGCCATCCTCGCGGACAGCGGCGCCGCCCCGGCCTGCCTGGAGCTGGAACTCACCGAAAGCATCCTGATGCGCGACGTCGACAGCGCCATGCAGACCCTCGCCGAGCTCAAGCGCCTGGGCGTCTCCGTCGCGGTGGACGACTTCGGCACCGGCTATTCCTCGCTCAACTACCTCAAGCAGTTCCCCATCGACGTGCTGAAGATCGACCGCAGCTTCGTCGACGGCCTGCCCAGCGGCGAGCAGGACGCGCAGATCGCCCGCGCCATCATCGCCATGGCCCACAGCCTGAACCTGCAGGTGATCGCCGAGGGCGTGGAAAGCCAGGCGCAGCTGGACTTCCTCCGCGAGCACGGCTGCGACGAGGTGCAGGGCTTTCTGCTGAGCAAACCGATGCCGGCCAAGCAGTTCGCCGCCCAATTCAGTGGCGCGGCGCTGTTCATCCTCGACTGA
- the yjiA gene encoding GTPase, giving the protein MPHLPIPVTVLSGFLGAGKTTLLRYLLEAEHGLKLAVIENEFAESGIDSQLLGDQPVQVLTLANGCVCCSILGDLERALYLLLERLDSGEIAFDRLVIECTGLADPAPVAQAFFVDEELRERYVLDGIITLVDAAHADIHLQEAIAQAQVGFADRILVSKTDLVAPASFAALSQRLQRINSRAPIRVVEHGRIDLAELLDVRGFNLNAELGPNLNLRPAVPAGKNADRIATLVLRSEQALDIDRLSEFMNALLEQHGSSLLRYKGVLSIAGEPRRLVFQGVLKLYGFDWDSEWGAAEARESVMVFIGDNLPEEQIRQGFAAVVA; this is encoded by the coding sequence ATGCCCCATCTGCCCATTCCCGTCACCGTGCTCAGCGGCTTTCTCGGTGCCGGCAAAACCACCCTGTTGCGCTACCTGCTCGAGGCCGAACACGGTCTGAAGCTCGCGGTGATCGAAAACGAGTTCGCCGAATCCGGCATCGACAGCCAACTGCTCGGCGACCAGCCGGTGCAAGTGCTGACCCTGGCCAACGGCTGCGTGTGCTGCAGCATCCTCGGCGACCTCGAGCGTGCCCTGTATCTGCTGCTCGAGCGCCTGGACAGCGGCGAGATCGCCTTCGACCGCTTGGTGATCGAATGCACCGGCCTGGCCGATCCGGCGCCGGTGGCACAGGCCTTCTTCGTCGACGAGGAGTTGCGTGAGCGCTATGTCCTCGACGGCATCATCACCCTGGTGGACGCCGCGCATGCCGACATCCACCTGCAAGAGGCCATCGCCCAGGCCCAGGTCGGTTTCGCCGACCGCATTCTGGTGAGCAAGACCGACCTGGTCGCGCCGGCCAGCTTCGCGGCGCTGTCCCAGCGCTTGCAGCGGATCAATAGCCGCGCGCCGATCCGCGTGGTCGAGCACGGCCGTATCGACCTGGCCGAGCTGCTCGATGTGCGCGGCTTCAACCTGAATGCCGAGCTCGGCCCGAACCTCAACCTGCGTCCGGCGGTGCCCGCCGGAAAGAATGCCGATCGCATCGCCACCCTGGTGCTGCGCAGTGAACAGGCGCTGGACATAGACCGGCTCAGCGAATTCATGAACGCGCTGCTGGAGCAGCACGGCAGCTCTCTGTTGCGCTACAAGGGCGTGCTGAGCATCGCTGGCGAACCGCGCCGCCTGGTATTCCAGGGCGTGCTCAAGCTCTATGGCTTCGACTGGGACAGCGAGTGGGGCGCCGCTGAGGCGCGTGAGAGCGTGATGGTGTTTATTGGTGACAATCTGCCGGAGGAGCAGATCCGCCAGGGCTTCGCCGCCGTCGTGGCATGA
- a CDS encoding methyltransferase family protein produces MSTREGRIILAPPLIYLIFIALVWALSALLPLPLGENVWTRYLGWGLIDAGILLAAWSALALAQHKTTINPYKKPKRLLASGPFRYSRNPIYLGFNLIYCGIGLLLHSWWPWIALPLLILTMNRGVIVHEEQILEQLFGDSYRRYRRRVRRWL; encoded by the coding sequence ATGTCGACCCGCGAAGGCCGCATCATCCTTGCTCCGCCGCTGATCTACCTGATCTTCATCGCCCTGGTCTGGGCCCTCAGCGCCCTGCTGCCGCTGCCACTGGGGGAAAACGTCTGGACCCGCTACCTCGGCTGGGGCCTGATCGACGCCGGCATCCTGCTGGCCGCCTGGTCGGCGCTGGCGTTAGCCCAGCACAAGACCACCATCAACCCCTACAAGAAGCCCAAACGCCTGCTCGCCAGTGGCCCGTTCCGCTATTCGCGCAATCCGATCTACTTGGGTTTCAACCTGATCTACTGCGGCATCGGCCTGCTGTTGCACAGCTGGTGGCCGTGGATCGCCCTGCCGCTGCTGATCCTGACCATGAACCGCGGCGTGATCGTGCACGAGGAACAGATACTGGAACAGCTGTTCGGCGATAGCTATCGGCGTTATCGCCGCCGCGTGCGGCGCTGGCTATAG
- a CDS encoding DUF3015 domain-containing protein yields the protein MDKRLLSKGLMIGALSLASLAAQASEAGGKGCGWGNMLFEGQRGLFPHLIATTTNGTSGNATFGLTSGTNGCDSSVKLGYGGRSWFAMNGMLDSIAEDMAQGQGEALDAYAVLLGVEKADRAHFAKVTQQNFGTIFPRADVTSEQVLTATLEVMSRDAQLARYAKQPA from the coding sequence ATGGATAAGCGACTGCTGAGCAAAGGTTTGATGATCGGCGCGTTGAGCCTGGCCAGCCTGGCCGCCCAGGCCAGTGAGGCCGGTGGTAAAGGGTGCGGCTGGGGCAACATGCTGTTCGAAGGTCAGCGCGGACTGTTCCCACACCTGATAGCGACCACTACCAACGGTACTTCCGGCAATGCCACCTTCGGCCTGACGTCGGGCACCAACGGCTGCGACTCCAGTGTCAAGCTGGGTTACGGTGGGCGTTCCTGGTTTGCCATGAACGGCATGCTCGACTCCATCGCCGAGGATATGGCGCAGGGCCAAGGCGAGGCGCTGGATGCCTACGCCGTCCTGCTCGGCGTGGAGAAGGCTGACCGCGCGCATTTCGCCAAGGTTACCCAGCAGAATTTCGGCACCATTTTCCCCCGTGCCGATGTCACCAGCGAGCAGGTGCTGACGGCCACCTTGGAGGTCATGAGCCGCGACGCGCAACTGGCACGCTACGCCAAGCAACCGGCCTGA
- a CDS encoding carbon starvation CstA family protein — translation MNNNNSVLRHIPWIVLAIVGACALGVVALRRGEAINAIWIVVAAIAIYLVAYRYYSLFIAEKVMQLDPRRATPALLHNDGLDYVPTNKHVLFGHHFAAIAGAGPLVGPVLAAQMGYLPGTLWLIAGVVLAGAVQDFMVLFMSTRRNGRSLGDMVREEMGQVPGTIALFGCFLIMIIILAVLSLIVVKALAESPWGMFTVMATIPIAMFMGVYMRYIRPGRIGEISVVGVALLLGSIWLGGQIAASPEWAPVFTFTGVQITWMLVGYGFVAAVLPVWLILAPRDYLSTFLKIGTIIALAIGILIVLPELKMPALTQFTDGTGPVWKGTLFPFLFITIACGAVSGFHALISSGTTPKLLASESHARYIGYGGMLMESFVAIMAMVAASVIEPGIYFAMNSPAAIVGADVTSVAATISSWGFAVTPEMLTATARDIGENTILARAGGAPTLAVGIAHILHQVLPGENTMAFWYHFAILFEALFILTAVDAGTRAGRFMLQDLLGNFVPALKNTESWGANVVATAGCVALWGWLLYQGVIDPLGGINTLWPLFGISNQMLAGIALMLGTVVLIKMKRQRYVWVTLVPALWLLICTTAAGLIKLFDPNPAVGFIALGQKYSDALAAGQVLAPAKDIGQMQHVIFNAYTNATLTALFLLVVFSILLYAFKVGLAALGKGERSDRESPFQPIPEA, via the coding sequence ATGAATAATAACAACAGCGTCCTGCGCCACATCCCCTGGATCGTGCTGGCGATAGTGGGTGCTTGTGCCTTGGGTGTCGTGGCCCTGCGTCGCGGTGAAGCCATCAACGCGATTTGGATAGTGGTGGCGGCCATCGCCATCTATCTGGTTGCTTACCGTTATTACAGCCTGTTCATCGCCGAGAAGGTGATGCAGTTGGATCCGCGCCGCGCCACGCCGGCGCTGCTGCACAACGATGGTCTGGACTACGTGCCGACCAACAAGCACGTGCTGTTCGGCCACCACTTCGCCGCCATCGCCGGCGCCGGACCGCTGGTGGGACCGGTGCTGGCCGCGCAGATGGGCTACCTGCCCGGCACCCTGTGGCTGATCGCCGGCGTGGTGCTGGCCGGTGCGGTGCAGGACTTCATGGTGTTGTTCATGTCCACCCGCCGCAACGGCCGTTCGCTGGGTGACATGGTCCGTGAGGAGATGGGCCAGGTGCCCGGCACCATCGCCCTGTTCGGCTGCTTCCTGATCATGATCATCATCCTCGCGGTGTTGTCGCTGATCGTGGTCAAGGCCCTGGCCGAGAGCCCCTGGGGCATGTTCACGGTGATGGCGACCATCCCCATCGCGATGTTCATGGGCGTGTACATGCGTTACATCCGTCCGGGCCGGATCGGCGAGATCTCGGTGGTCGGCGTGGCGCTGCTGCTCGGCTCGATCTGGCTGGGCGGGCAGATCGCCGCCAGCCCGGAGTGGGCGCCGGTGTTCACCTTCACCGGGGTGCAGATCACCTGGATGCTGGTGGGTTACGGCTTCGTCGCCGCGGTGCTGCCGGTATGGCTGATCCTGGCGCCGCGTGACTATCTGTCGACCTTCCTCAAGATCGGCACCATCATCGCCCTGGCCATCGGCATCCTGATCGTCCTGCCTGAGCTGAAAATGCCGGCGCTGACCCAGTTCACCGACGGCACCGGGCCGGTGTGGAAAGGCACACTGTTCCCCTTCCTGTTCATCACCATCGCCTGTGGCGCGGTATCCGGCTTCCATGCGCTGATCAGCTCCGGCACCACGCCGAAGCTGCTGGCCAGCGAGTCGCATGCCCGTTACATCGGTTACGGCGGCATGCTGATGGAGTCCTTCGTCGCCATCATGGCCATGGTTGCCGCGTCGGTGATCGAACCGGGGATCTACTTCGCCATGAACAGCCCGGCGGCGATCGTCGGTGCCGACGTCACCAGCGTGGCGGCGACCATCAGCAGTTGGGGCTTCGCCGTCACGCCGGAAATGCTCACGGCCACCGCCAGGGACATCGGCGAGAACACCATCCTCGCCCGTGCCGGCGGGGCGCCGACCCTGGCGGTGGGCATTGCCCACATCCTTCACCAGGTGTTGCCGGGTGAGAACACCATGGCCTTCTGGTACCACTTCGCGATCCTGTTCGAGGCGCTGTTCATCCTCACCGCGGTGGACGCCGGCACCCGTGCCGGGCGTTTCATGCTGCAGGATCTGCTGGGCAACTTCGTGCCGGCGCTGAAGAATACCGAGTCCTGGGGCGCCAACGTGGTCGCCACCGCCGGTTGCGTGGCGCTGTGGGGCTGGCTGCTGTATCAAGGCGTGATCGACCCGCTCGGCGGCATCAACACCCTGTGGCCGCTGTTCGGTATCTCCAACCAGATGCTCGCCGGCATCGCGCTGATGCTCGGCACCGTGGTGCTGATCAAGATGAAGCGCCAGCGCTATGTCTGGGTCACCCTGGTGCCGGCCCTCTGGCTGCTGATCTGCACCACGGCCGCCGGCCTGATCAAGCTGTTCGATCCGAACCCGGCGGTCGGCTTCATCGCCCTCGGGCAGAAATACAGCGACGCCCTGGCCGCCGGCCAGGTGCTGGCCCCGGCCAAGGACATCGGCCAGATGCAGCATGTGATCTTCAACGCCTACACCAATGCCACGCTCACCGCGCTGTTCCTGCTGGTGGTGTTCAGCATCCTGCTCTATGCCTTCAAGGTCGGCTTGGCGGCCTTGGGCAAGGGCGAGCGGAGCGACCGGGAAAGTCCGTTCCAGCCGATTCCAGAGGCGTAA
- the glyA gene encoding serine hydroxymethyltransferase: MFSRDLTLANYDADLFAAMEQEAQRQEEHIELIASENYTSPAVMEAQGSVLTNKYAEGYPGKRYYGGCEYVDVIEQLAIDRAKQLFGADYANVQPHAGSQANSAVYLALLQAGDTILGMSLAHGGHLTHGASVSSSGKLYHAVQYGIDGNGLIDYDEVERLAVEHKPKMIIAGFSAYSQVLDFPRFRAIADKVGAYLFVDMAHVAGLVAAGVYPNPVPFADVVTTTTHKTLRGPRGGLILARKNEEIEKKLNSAVFPGAQGGPLEHVIAAKAVCFKEALQPEFKAYQQQVVKNAQTMASVFIEHGFDVVSGGTQNHLFLLSLIKQDITGKDADAALGRAFITVNKNSVPNDPRSPFVTSGLRIGTPAVTTRGFKEAECRELAGWICEILNNLGDESVVDRIREQVKALCAKFPVYGN, encoded by the coding sequence ATGTTCAGCCGTGATTTGACTCTCGCCAACTACGATGCCGACTTGTTCGCCGCGATGGAGCAAGAAGCCCAGCGCCAGGAAGAGCACATCGAGCTGATCGCCTCGGAGAACTACACCAGCCCGGCGGTGATGGAAGCCCAGGGTTCGGTGCTGACCAACAAGTACGCCGAAGGCTATCCGGGCAAGCGTTACTACGGCGGTTGCGAATACGTCGACGTGATCGAGCAACTGGCCATCGACCGCGCCAAGCAGCTGTTCGGCGCCGACTACGCCAACGTCCAGCCGCACGCCGGCAGCCAGGCCAACAGCGCGGTCTACCTGGCCCTGCTGCAGGCCGGTGACACCATCCTCGGCATGAGCCTGGCCCACGGCGGCCACCTGACCCACGGCGCCAGCGTCAGCTCCTCCGGCAAGCTGTACCACGCCGTGCAGTACGGCATCGACGGCAACGGCCTGATCGACTACGACGAAGTCGAGCGCCTGGCCGTCGAGCACAAGCCGAAGATGATCATCGCCGGCTTCTCCGCCTACTCGCAGGTCCTGGACTTCCCGCGCTTCCGCGCCATCGCCGACAAGGTCGGGGCCTACCTGTTCGTCGACATGGCCCACGTCGCCGGCCTGGTTGCCGCCGGCGTGTACCCGAACCCGGTGCCGTTCGCCGACGTGGTCACCACCACCACCCACAAGACCCTGCGCGGCCCGCGCGGCGGCCTGATCCTCGCGCGCAAGAACGAGGAGATCGAGAAGAAGCTGAATTCCGCGGTCTTCCCGGGCGCCCAGGGCGGCCCGCTGGAGCACGTCATCGCCGCCAAGGCGGTGTGCTTCAAGGAAGCGCTGCAGCCTGAGTTCAAGGCATACCAGCAGCAGGTGGTGAAGAACGCTCAGACCATGGCCAGCGTGTTCATCGAGCACGGCTTCGACGTGGTTTCCGGCGGCACCCAGAACCACCTGTTCCTGCTCAGCCTGATCAAGCAGGACATCACCGGTAAGGACGCCGACGCCGCCCTGGGTCGCGCCTTCATCACCGTCAATAAAAACAGCGTGCCCAACGACCCGCGTTCGCCGTTCGTCACCTCCGGTCTGCGCATCGGCACCCCGGCCGTGACCACCCGCGGCTTCAAGGAAGCCGAGTGCCGCGAGCTGGCCGGCTGGATCTGCGAGATCCTCAACAACCTGGGCGATGAGTCGGTGGTCGACCGCATCCGTGAGCAGGTCAAGGCCCTGTGCGCCAAGTTCCCGGTGTACGGCAACTAA
- a CDS encoding YbdD/YjiX family protein, translating into MFNDLSRLGKYLGQAARLMVGMPDYDNYVEHMHKTHPDLPVMSYEEFFRERQEARYGGSKGFRCC; encoded by the coding sequence ATGTTCAATGACCTCAGCCGCTTGGGTAAGTACCTGGGTCAGGCGGCCCGCCTGATGGTGGGCATGCCGGACTACGATAACTACGTCGAGCACATGCACAAGACCCATCCGGACCTGCCGGTGATGAGCTACGAGGAGTTTTTCCGCGAGCGTCAGGAGGCGCGTTACGGCGGCAGCAAGGGCTTTCGCTGTTGCTGA